The stretch of DNA tgatgtggtgctagttgacgagagtagggcaggggttaatatgaagttagagctgtggagacacacgttagagtcgagggggttcagactgagtaggaccaagaccgagtatatgatgtgcgactttagcccgactaggcatgaggatggggacgttagcctcgaaggtcaagtggtggccaagaaggatacttttcggtatctaggatcaatgcttcagaaagatggagacattgatgaagatgttaggcatagaatttcagccggttggttgaagtggcggcaggcttctggcgtcctctatgacaagaaggtgccacagaggctaaaaggtaagttctatagggcGGCGATTCGCTCGGCGATGCTAtgcggtgctgaatgttggcctacaaaaaggcgacatgtccagcaactgagtgtagcagagatgcgtatgctgcgttggttctgcgggcatacaagaagggatagagtccggaaagaagagattcgagatagggtcggggtggcacctatcgaggagaagttgattcaacatcggttgagatggtttggacatgtacaacggaggcttcccgaggcgccggtgcgtagtggagttttaaagcggggcgataatgtaaagagaggtagaggtagacctagactaacttgggacgagacggtcaagagagaccttaaggagtggaatatcgctaagaaattagctatggataggagcgcttggagattagcaattaacgtacctgaactgtgacctttgttactttttgtttaacccctaactcttcctttggcttgtgcgctttttgtgtttcttattcttgttttctgtgggtttcatctctagcctaccccaacttgcttgggacaaaaggctaagttgttgttgttgttgttgcaacGTGTAGTAACAAAATATTTATTATGTGAAAAggtaatgcaaaggcaaaataGCATACCTCTTTGCTCCGTAGTTCAGCACAAGCATGGATAGCAACATGATAAACTGTGAACTGCTTAAGGACAAATCCTCCTcgtctatttacatattctgcTGTTGGTAGATTGTACAACTCTTCCTCTGACACATTCATCATTACATTCTCAGCATTGTCCTTTGATACTCTTTCAACATATTTCCAACCTTTTGACTGCTCAACAAAGTCAAGAATCTGCTCGAAAGAGAACTAAGTTACAGCACACTAAGATTAGGTTAAATACAAGCTTACACATGTGTCAAGTATGATGTACCTTTGTCATAGTCTCCTCGGTGGTTGGTGTCTTGTTCTTGAATGCAGTTATCAGTCCAGCATAACAGTACTTGTTTAATCCAAGACCAGCAGCACTCATATCACTAACTATTGCATAACTATCAAAACAAACTATTGTTATTGGTTTCTCATGCAAGCAAGTAAACAGGTAAATTGGAAGGAGTAGACAGCTGAGGGTaaacttttccaaaaaaaaagctCTTATTAATCGCAATGTAATCTCTTAAGCAAAACTACCACATGCTTTCTATTTTTTAGTAGTATGTATGTACAGCTAAGAACAGTGCATGTGGTTGGGTGGGGCTTGTATTCTAAAACCTTCTTCTCATTAATGCAAAATGATATGAAGCCTACGTCTTCTTCACGGGGGAGGGGATGCCGCATGCTAAAGAGATAACCTAGGCACTGATAGAATAAATGTCTTCTGAAAACATCTTCAGAATAATACAACTGACAATCCTACCCGGCAACAATGCACCCTAGAGTCTAAAGACTCCAACCTGGATGTATCAGCATGAAAGTATCAGCAAGTTGCATTACCGTAAGCCTTCAAATCTGTGAAACCAGTATCTTATATTCTCAATTGATAGCTAACTGTATGATGCTATAATATTTTTTTGCTCAAAGAAATAATGCAACTCCTTGTATACTCACCTATAGGCTATAGCAGCTAGCAGTTTGGATGAACCTTTACAAAACAGAACACAAAGAATAAGCACAACTCATGTATGTTATGCCTTGGTTAACATGTTTTGCTAGTTTGTATTTGATTTGGTAATATACTTCAAGTCATTGTGCTAAGTGTGGTCAACAGCCACAAACTGCAGGAACAAGTGATACCATATTTCATTGTCAACTGTTGCAGCATTCCAATTTCCAACAGTTTGAGCAAATAAATACTGCAAAGCAGGGTGCCTTACACTTGATCAGTTCGCCCTGTTGCTGCAAGTGCATTCAACAGACAAATGTAGGTTTCTCCTTTCAACTTAACGCCATGTGCCTTCATTTCTTCTAAAAGCTTTGTACATGTAGAAAAAACAGGAGCATCCATGAGCATAAAGAACAAAAGACAGGCAGTCCAAGTATAAGGTACCATAATGAAATAAACTCAGTTAGCATTCAGGTACACAGAAATTAACCAACCATGATTGCTGCATCTGGGTTCTTGCATTTTCCACAAGTGGAGATCAAGAAGTTGTAAATGTTAACCTGTTTTTCTGAAGAACATCAGACAATAATCTCCAAAAAGGCAAAAAGGAACCTCAGAGAGATATAGAATAAATTCAAAGAAATCAGTGGTCTAACATCAGGCTGCAAGCCCATTTCTTTCATCTGATCACGGAAGTAGAGCGCATCTTGTAGTCGGCTGCCTTTCATGGTACCGACTATGAGTGAGTGGAATGTGTCCCGCACAGGCTGGACGCAGTCAAGCATCATGTCATCATAAGCATCACGCAGAAGATAGGGCCTAAAACATTGAGTGCAATTGTTAGACTTCAAAAATATACGTGCTTAGTAAACAGAGGTTTCTAGCAAGGTGTCATCCTACCAAAACAGAAAGTCAAGATAGGCATAGGCACACAGAAAAATGACAACCATAGTACATAAAGTAGTTTGCTTAAAGCTATCTGAAACcaactactccctccgtcccaaaaagAATACAACTCTCATTTTCCGAGGAGTCAAACAATTCtaagtttgaccaaatttatacaaaaaaATTACTAACATTTGTGTCTCCAAACAGATttagtatgaaaatatattacatgattAATCTAGTGATACTTGTTTTGTAACATAAATATTAAtactattttgtataaattcggtCAAATTTGAAATTGTTTGACTCCTCGGGAAGCGAGAGTTGCATTTTTTTtagacggagggagtataagAAAATGGCAGGCATGCAAATTAATATCTTAGAAGCTACAAATAACCTGAAGCCTGAAGGGCTAAGAACTGAATAGGATTACTTTATATTCTAACTGAAAATACTTGTAAACAATATCAGGGATATAAGGCAATTGCATATTTTTCCTCAGGATGTACAAAATCCAGGAGACTGTCCAAACAGGCATGGAGATCTATGATATCGAAATAGTGCAGCTGCACAATTAAATCAAGAAATATAGAAGCTAACAAGCAGGCCCCCTGTTTTCTCACAACTTGATAATGCAAACATGTGTACTAGAACCTGAAATCATATAGTGCTTAAGCCATTTGGGGGTAACTGTGGcgacccttttctttttctgtaGAGGGGAATCATGGCTGTATAGCTGACCAGGTGACCAGGTTCACTGACACGGTGCAAGGATGGCTACGCCACCAAAAAAGAAGGTTTCCCAAGCCAACATTGAGAATATATCCATGCGTGAAACGATACACAGGTCTGCAGCTGCAGAACAGGGCACACAATTTTCACATGGCCATCAATCCAACAACACGCACAGTTACAGTAAACAATTGGATCAGCAAGCGCATGGTCGCATCCACGGCACATCATCAACGCAACAACAGAAACTAAACCAAATCATCTCAAGGAAAATTCCCCTGCTCGGCAATGCGTCGAACATTTGGCGCGCAACTTGAATGCCAAGAACCGAAAACCAACATTTCCTTGCCTGCGCTGGGCGATGAGAGACCCTATGACCGTGTTGTACTCGGAGGCGTTCTCGGCGTAGTTCCGGCGCTGGTACTCCTCCGTGGACgtcgccgcgccacgccgcgccgcgaacgacgccgccgccgcatggCGCAGCCGCCCTGCACCGCCAGTACCCAGAGGTTAGTCCAGAGATCTTGGGACACCGGGTACGAAGAGATCCCCGAAGGAAATGCGAGGGAGAGGAGAGACCCTGGAGCAGGAGGGAGTTCTTGAGGAGAGCCATGGCGACGACGGtgcggaggaggtggtggtggcgctgCTGGAGGGGGTACACGAAAGGAAGAAGGGTTTAGGCTGCTCTTCCCTTCGAGCGACCATCCACCGTCGGATTGTGACTTGGACGGTTGGGACAGAGTGGGCCGTAACTCCTAGGTCATAGCAGACTTGAGTTTTACGGCCCAAGTGGAGATTATGGCCCAAGTACAGATTGGCTAGTTACATGTCGATAGGAATAATTAAGTATCTCTAGAAATATTTAATTATTTATCATCCTTACGTAAGGATGTCATATGCTCATTTGCTATATCTTTATTTTAGTTTCTATATTTTTACCATCCATATAGATGCGAAGCTAATTATTTATCAATTTTACTGACGTGGCGTACCAAGTTAGATAGACAGTATGGAAGAAGAACGCGAAAGGACTTCCCTACCCCTACTTTATCCTCATGCTCTATCTCCTTCTATTGACTAGTGGATCCTACCCATCTTCTTCCACCCGCGTCATCTGCCACCGAGTCGCACCCGTTGGCTGCCATCTCTGTCACCAAGTTGTGCTGGACACGAGAGTTGCGCCGACACCCGGTCCGTGCGTGAGGCCTTCAAGGGCGTGCTCTCCTCCGCCCATGGCCGTCGCCTGAGCatgcccgcccgcccgcgcgctaCCAGCCACCACCACGGGCAGCAACTCCGTGTCTGGTGTCCCTGCTAGCCGAGATCACGTGCAGGTCTCGGCGACGCGGGGATCGTGGTCGCCGAGCATGGCATCAGGATCTCGAGTCCTTTGCCGTAGCAGGCGACGGCGCGTTCGAGGACAGGGATCACGTCGGCGTCCCGGGCCAGGCTGCAGTGGATGGCGACGGCGACGTGGAGGCTCATGGCGAGCTCAagctcggcgccctccccgcGGCGTGCTCGGCGCACTCGAGCGTGTGCGCGGCCGCCTCTctccctgctcgccgccgcgctaGCCTGCCGCAACGCTCGCCTAGGgatccgccgccgcgccgcggccgGCGTTGCCAAGGAGGCCGCGGATGAGGCTGGGCTCTTTGGGTCCGCCGACGCCTCGCCCAAGGACGCCGCCCCCTTGGCCACCTCCGCGGTCGTCCTGACCTGCTTGGCCGCCCTACGGCCCATACCGCCCCTCCCTGCCGCGGTGAGAAGCCCCTCTTCACCTTCAATTGCCTCCTTCCCCACCGCGCACGCGTAGGAGCGCTGCTGCGCCTCTGCGGACGCCATTGCCGAGCCaagccgcacgccgccagccACCTACGGCGCAACTCACATTCAATGGATGCGCTTGAAAGCAAATTAGAGAAGGAAGTGTGCCTTCGTGTGTTCCGTGCGTGCGCGAAATCAACGCGGAGAAGCTAGCTAGAGCTAGCCAGGAGACTGGCTGGCCGGGCGGCAGACGACACCCTCCCTGCGTCGCGCGCTCTCGGTCTAGGAGGTGCTCGTGACTAGCAAGGGCCGTCGGAGAGAAGGAAGCGGAGGTGAGAAGAAACAGAGAGCTAGAGCTAGAAGAAAGGTAGGGGCAAAGGGGTCTTTTCGTGTGCTCCTTCCATGCTGGTCTGGTGACTTGGCTCGTCACGTAGGCAAAATTAGCAATTTATTAGCTTGGATTGTAGAGGGATAACAAGAATGTAGAAGCTAAAATAAGGACGACAAATGAGCAGGTACTATTTGTAAGGATGGCAAATAATTAAATATCCCCACTACGGATATTTACGCGCCgattataaattatttttacTGACTTTATCTACAGAAAGGGGGAAAACAGATTTTATCTATAGATTCACAATGTAGCTCACAATTAGATCAGTTTACCAGAGCGATTTTTATCTCTCGACACATGTTGCAATCGTCACTTACCAACACCTACTTAATATATAGTCAGTAGTCATGCCTACTAATCTCTAAAGATCTAAATCCGGTGAACTTTTTCAATGGTGATTGGGCCACGTTGTCCAGAAACTAGTTCCGTCGGATCTCTGGCAAATTCAATCCCAGCCATCCATTGCCATGGTCGATCCCGAGCTTCGATCTCTACAGTTTCCCGAGCTTTCGGGATGGCTCAACGGACTTCCGAGCTTCATCCCTACGGCTGCAACACCACTGTCCAGAATTCCGAACGCAACCCTCGGCCACCATCACAGCCTACGGCGGCCTGCAGGAGCGCCACAAGGCAAGAACGGCCCTCAACAAGTTCTGCAAGATGCTGGAGGAACCCGCGTCGCGATGCGTCCGGCGTGGCGTCCTCACTCGTTGACCTCGCAATTGATGGCCCTCACAGAGTCACGGTCGATGTGCTCTACCTCCTAGATAGCAAAGTGTTGCGAGGTACATCAGGGGCTGTAAGGATCGCAGGTGCGGTCTCCATGCACGCGGGTGTTGGCAGCAGCAGCGATACCCCTGCAATTACAAGCAGGCCATGCGCATGCTCGCATTCAATTGCCTTTGCCTAGAGAGCGACGAATTGTGTGCTTTTCTCATGCTATAGGAAATCTTTATCTTCTTATTTCTTCCTATCCATTTCCCTTCCGTGTTGTAGTTTGCACTAAAAGAAAGACAAATCAGTAGAATTCATATTCTGTTCTTATGTGTAAACTTGTCGATTAGAACTGCTTCCATATTTCAAAGAATCACGAGATCAGTCAATCTGAAAAGTTTCCTTGATGACGAAATTTGATATAGAATGCCCTTGATGAGAGTAATTTGCGCAATCATTAAACTTCTGAACATTGAGATTAGAAGAAATGCATCTAATAAAATTAATCTCCAAGAGAATGTTGACATCAAGCTGCGACTATTAAACTAAACAAGACTACAATTAAATTGTTTTGCCCAATGGAACAATGTAAAAGAACTTCAAATAATGTCTAACTTTTGTCACTTGCAGAAAAAATATTCTAGAGTGCAATTAAATTGTCTGTCTCAACAAAATGAAAAAGAATTTCAATAATGTATTATGTTGTGACTTGCAGAAAGATATTAAACAAAAAGAGAAATTTTACTATGGTTGGAATAAATGATAGCCGTTCATCGTGGTAAAATCAACGGTTAAGATATAAGAGGTACCTAGAAAATGTATCAAATCTGTGTGAGCGGTACTTAAATTGAcattaatttattttttaatTCACATATCAAATCAACGGTCAGCGATGACCAAACAAAAATAATACCGGCCGGTACCTTCCAACAGTAACAAATAGTATTTATAGTAATGCCTCATATAGTTGCAATTCTGTGCATGCCTTGAATGTCAAATGGTGTTGCTGGGCTTCCGATCCAAGTAGATAAGCTGCTGTGCTTCGGCTGGCCTTACAGGTTATAATATTTATGTCCAAATTCTACATTTATCATATGCTTGTTTCCTATAGAAGCCACTTTATAATAGCCTTGCATCACATCACATATTTTACACTAGGTATTTTTGTAATGAAGTGTAACAGTCACGATCCTTATGATTGTGTGGAAAGAAAGACCAATTCAGTTCAGAAACCTGACAATATTTTCTTCTATGTAGCAGCATGTGTTCTCCTATTCTGACAATGCAATTTTTGTACCTCTGTCTTTCTCCCTATTAAGGGCTTACTGGAGTTACAAAGACATTGCGGCATTCCATTCTACAGGTAAAGAACTCTGATCTGGATAACAAGACATGGTGACCTGATTGTGCCAACTCAAGTTCTGTTCTTTTCATCATACTTAGTTTCCAACAACAATTTTTTGTTTGCGGATTGAAAGAAAATCAAAGAGGAATGTTGCAAATAGAGAATTTGAAAGCTGAAACCGGATGCTTTAAAGGTCAATACTTTGTGTGCATCTGTTTCTACTTGCATTATTAAAAAAGAGCATATTCTTAAATGCTCTTTTGCGCATTCATTCATTAGATTGGCAAAATTAAACATTGTACTGTATAGTAACCATGCTTCTCTTTGCCATACTTGCCACTTACATCTCGTCTTTTTATAATACAGCAGGTCTGTTATGGGATATGATTTGATATTTGTTCTTATCGGAATTCATTAAGACGCTCCAACGGAAAACAGTGGGGAGAAAGCAAGAGAAAAAAGGTTTATTAAACGAAAGAGTTCCATTAGGAAAAAAAATACAGTACGCTGGCTCAATCAAAACTTGGCGCGGCAACGCCCGCGCCGGCATTTCTAGCTGATCCTAAAGCACAAGGATAAAGAGGGTGCAACGATGAAAAATAACCAGTTCATCCGAATTCCAAAATAAGCTGCATTGACCAACAGCCCCTGAAACCGTCATCAACGAGTGCTCATGGCGGCAGCAAAAAACGGGTCATCAAAAACAAAGTTGCCATAAATTAACTCTGACGAACAGCCCTGAAACTGAAACCCTTCATCTAGGCCAGAACCAGCGAAACAGTAGCATCCTGGTCTCCTTATTACTAGTATTACATAAACTACCTACAAGTGTCATCCTGCCAGTCATCTTGTTGTTTTCCTTCTAGATCAAGATCTGCAAAATACACACGGAGTGTGAATGACAAATCATCTAGATCAACTGTGCTCTGGTAAATTAAGCAAATACTGCTTTATAGATCCTCATAAAGAACATGCACAGCAGATGGTGCAACCCATTCGTCGCCGGCAAGGGACTTCCACCAACAGTCAAGACATGGCGCCATTCCACCACTCAATACATGTGAAAATATGTATATTTCATCAAACAGCATTCGGCCTTTAACACAATTTCATAGCAGGTTAGCACTTTAGCGTCAGATAAACAGATGGCCAGAAGCGCCGGAAAAAAAAGGGCTACAACATATGAACACCTACATTACAAATTTACAGACGAGCAGAACAGAACACCAGGCCTGCATGCGCATGGGCATATGCGTTTGCGGTACATTTACAGTGGTCTTGAGCTGGAGAGGCTAGGGGATGAGCAAGCATTCTTTATCCTAACATACATTTACACTGGTCTTGAGACGGAGAGGCTGGGTAAGCAGGAGCATAATTTAGTTGAAAAAAACATCTGCACCGCCCATCTTCTCCTCAGCTACAGGGACGCTTGGGTACAGGTACAAACCGGTCTTGGACTGTGTC from Panicum hallii strain FIL2 chromosome 3, PHallii_v3.1, whole genome shotgun sequence encodes:
- the LOC112886858 gene encoding protein KINESIN LIGHT CHAIN-RELATED 1-like, with product MASAEAQQRSYACAVGKEAIEGEEGLLTAAGRGGMGRRAAKQVRTTAEVAKGAASLGEASADPKSPASSAASLATPAAARRRIPRRALRQASAAASRERGGRAHARVRRARRGEGAELELAMSLHVAVAIHCSLARDADVIPVLERAVACYGKGLEILMPCSATTIPASPRPARDLG
- the LOC112886896 gene encoding pentatricopeptide repeat-containing protein At4g35850, mitochondrial — translated: MALLKNSLLLQGRLRHAAAASFAARRGAATSTEEYQRRNYAENASEYNTVIGSLIAQRRPYLLRDAYDDMMLDCVQPVRDTFHSLIVGTMKGSRLQDALYFRDQMKEMGLQPDVNIYNFLISTCGKCKNPDAAIMLLEEMKAHGVKLKGETYICLLNALAATGRTDQVYAIVSDMSAAGLGLNKYCYAGLITAFKNKTPTTEETMTKILDFVEQSKGWKYVERVSKDNAENVMMNVSEEELYNLPTAEYVNRRGGFVLKQFTVYHVAIHACAELRSKETLEALLEMFNKDNRDGSTYDAFMVMQAMRCYLRCGDIDSAIKMFEEYTSSRFSAAELYVTLAEGAMIGHTPRGMQVAQETLEKMVSRNFFLNPRMGSDLLIAAAGEKTGGYTTANYVWDYLQSCNITPSLPAVEAYHKGLKEREIPADDPRLLNVTRVLDNLNVRFGPRRNIQ